In Chlamydia serpentis, the following are encoded in one genomic region:
- a CDS encoding cyclic nucleotide-binding domain-containing protein, with the protein MNLIDRAFLLKKTIIFQSLDMDLLLTIADKTETIICKPGSSIFSIGQPGFSFYIIVEGYVTISKEELDPPLNLKPLDCFGEESLFNNKLREYNASANTQVRILVLSKGQILNIVEECPSVALSFLELYAKQLGFRQP; encoded by the coding sequence ATGAACTTGATCGATCGTGCCTTCCTATTAAAAAAAACGATTATATTCCAATCTTTAGATATGGATCTTCTACTAACGATTGCTGATAAAACTGAAACGATAATATGCAAGCCTGGAAGCAGTATATTTTCTATAGGACAGCCTGGATTTAGCTTTTATATCATTGTAGAAGGTTACGTTACTATTTCTAAAGAAGAACTAGACCCTCCTTTAAATTTAAAACCTTTAGATTGTTTTGGAGAAGAAAGCCTATTTAATAATAAGCTCAGAGAATATAACGCATCTGCAAATACACAGGTTCGCATTCTGGTTTTAAGTAAAGGACAGATTCTAAATATAGTTGAAGAATGTCCCTCTGTAGCTTTGTCTTTCTTAGAGTTATATGCTAAACAATTAGGGTTTAGACAACCTTAA
- the acpP gene encoding acyl carrier protein produces MSLEDDVIAIIVEQLGVDPKEVNENSSFIEDLNADSLDLTELIMTLEEKFAFEISEEDAEKLRTVGDVFAYIKKRQSEE; encoded by the coding sequence ATGAGTTTAGAAGATGATGTAATAGCAATTATTGTTGAGCAGTTAGGGGTAGATCCAAAGGAAGTTAATGAAAATTCTTCTTTTATTGAAGACTTAAATGCTGATAGTTTAGATTTGACAGAGTTGATTATGACTTTAGAAGAAAAATTCGCTTTTGAAATTTCTGAAGAAGATGCTGAAAAGCTTCGTACTGTTGGTGATGTATTTGCTTATATCAAAAAACGTCAGTCTGAGGAATAA
- the fabG gene encoding 3-oxoacyl-ACP reductase FabG, whose translation MDIMLTGKKAIITGGSRGIGLGIAKLFLESGSDVEIWGLNEERGQAVLDSLKGLPGKISFARVDVSHSSEVKESVQKFLENHKQLDILVNNAGITRDNLLMRMSEKDWHSVINTNLDSLYYTCSSVIRHMTKARSGSIINIASVVAKIGSPGQSNYAAAKAGIIAFTKSLAKEVAGRNVRVNCIAPGFIETDMTNVLNDNLKSEWLKMIPMGRAGTAEDIARAALFLASQLSSYITAQTLVVDGGLTY comes from the coding sequence ATGGACATAATGTTAACAGGGAAAAAAGCCATAATTACTGGAGGGTCTCGAGGAATTGGACTTGGCATAGCCAAGCTTTTTCTAGAGAGTGGATCTGATGTAGAAATTTGGGGATTGAATGAGGAGCGAGGTCAGGCTGTTTTGGATAGTTTGAAGGGCTTGCCTGGAAAAATTTCTTTTGCTCGTGTAGATGTAAGTCATTCTAGTGAAGTTAAGGAGTCTGTCCAAAAATTTTTAGAAAATCATAAGCAGCTAGATATTTTGGTAAATAACGCGGGGATTACCAGGGATAATCTACTTATGCGTATGTCTGAAAAAGATTGGCATTCCGTTATTAATACTAATTTAGATTCCTTATACTACACATGCTCATCGGTTATTCGTCATATGACGAAAGCACGTTCTGGATCTATTATAAATATAGCTTCTGTTGTTGCTAAGATAGGAAGTCCTGGACAGTCAAACTATGCAGCTGCTAAGGCTGGGATTATTGCTTTCACAAAGTCGTTAGCTAAAGAAGTAGCTGGAAGAAATGTGCGCGTGAATTGTATTGCTCCTGGTTTTATTGAAACTGATATGACAAATGTTTTGAATGATAATTTAAAATCGGAATGGCTCAAGATGATTCCTATGGGCAGAGCAGGAACTGCTGAAGATATTGCCCGTGCGGCATTATTTTTAGCCTCTCAGCTATCTAGTTATATCACTGCACAGACATTAGTTGTAGATGGAGGATTAACTTATTAA